One window of Phycisphaeraceae bacterium genomic DNA carries:
- a CDS encoding tail fiber domain-containing protein: protein MACSLASALIISNAAAQPVGNGFTYQGELRNAGIVANGTYDLRFRLYDALASGAQVGPSLCVDNVPIADGKFTVELDFGTVFAGSTRYLEIDVRQDTGLGCGSGTGFVTLAPRQRIATTPYAAYALTAASATTATSAASATTALSAGNSTNLNGQPASFYTNATNLTAGTLPDTRLSSNVTTLSGTQTFSGVKTFSATPLFNAGGAPFAVSSSARVANLNADLLDNLDSSAFSMVGHLHDASAIASGTLSDARISANIARRNESNTFSGAQVFQGVVGVAAASPLADLHVANVSGNADLLIKRNDAAQGFNLGVNTAPILFISRSDGSSFTDILAINGTTDRVGIGTSAPDARLDVRGPAGDDPLRVRVDGSTKFRLYANGGASIGSNPASVPADGLYVHGSVGIGTTSPSALVHAVSDQSGPVMFADSSALTGTSAAGVLGRSASTSGTGIRGEATATSGVTYGVYGQTSSFQGRAVYGRATSSSGGTTGIYGVSDSVSGKGVAGYANSTSGATTGTWGESASTGGTGVFGYASATSGTTYGVRGQSTSPEGRGVEGVNTSETGDAIGVRGYTDGATGRGVYGIAFRSTGTNFGVYGASNSAAGFDFYAAGAGLNYGSASSRRWKSDITPIGDPLEKISRLRGVYYTWDEAHGGKRDVGFIAEEMGEVLPEIVQYEQNGVDAIGMDYSMVSPLLVEAIKALQAENQRLREDHASLEARLEAIEGLLRDLGLPE, encoded by the coding sequence ATGGCATGCTCGCTGGCATCCGCGCTCATCATCTCCAACGCCGCGGCACAGCCGGTCGGCAACGGCTTTACCTACCAAGGCGAGCTCCGCAACGCCGGCATCGTCGCCAACGGCACTTACGACCTTCGCTTCCGTCTCTACGACGCGCTCGCAAGCGGTGCCCAGGTCGGACCCTCGCTCTGCGTCGACAACGTCCCCATCGCCGACGGCAAGTTCACCGTCGAGCTCGACTTCGGCACCGTCTTCGCCGGTTCCACCCGTTACCTCGAGATCGATGTCAGGCAGGACACCGGCCTCGGTTGTGGAAGCGGCACGGGGTTCGTCACCCTCGCCCCACGCCAGCGGATCGCGACGACGCCCTACGCCGCGTACGCGCTGACCGCCGCGAGCGCGACCACCGCCACCAGCGCCGCGAGCGCGACGACGGCGCTGAGCGCGGGCAACTCCACCAACCTGAACGGCCAGCCCGCCAGTTTCTACACCAACGCGACCAACCTCACGGCGGGGACGCTCCCCGATACGCGCCTGAGCTCCAACGTGACGACGCTCAGCGGCACACAGACCTTCAGCGGCGTGAAGACCTTCTCTGCAACACCACTGTTCAACGCGGGTGGAGCACCCTTCGCGGTCTCGTCTTCGGCTCGCGTAGCCAATCTCAATGCCGACCTCCTCGACAACCTCGATAGTTCGGCCTTTTCAATGGTCGGACATCTGCATGATGCCTCCGCGATCGCGAGCGGCACGCTCTCGGACGCGAGAATCAGCGCGAACATCGCACGGAGGAACGAGAGCAACACATTCAGCGGAGCACAGGTCTTTCAGGGGGTCGTGGGTGTTGCCGCGGCCTCACCGCTGGCAGACCTTCATGTCGCGAACGTCTCTGGGAACGCCGACTTGCTGATCAAGCGGAATGACGCGGCACAGGGGTTCAACCTCGGGGTGAACACGGCCCCGATTCTCTTTATCTCAAGAAGCGACGGATCGAGTTTCACCGACATTCTGGCGATCAACGGAACAACCGATCGCGTGGGGATCGGAACGAGTGCGCCGGATGCTCGCCTCGATGTGCGTGGTCCGGCGGGCGATGATCCTCTGCGGGTGCGCGTGGACGGATCAACCAAGTTCCGTCTCTATGCCAACGGCGGTGCCTCGATCGGCTCAAACCCGGCTTCGGTCCCTGCGGATGGGTTGTACGTGCATGGGAGCGTCGGCATCGGGACGACCTCGCCTTCTGCGTTGGTCCATGCTGTCAGCGACCAGAGCGGGCCGGTGATGTTTGCTGATTCGTCAGCTCTCACCGGAACATCAGCCGCTGGCGTGCTCGGGCGGAGCGCCAGCACGTCAGGAACCGGCATCCGGGGCGAGGCCACAGCTACCTCGGGAGTGACCTACGGCGTGTACGGGCAAACCTCGAGCTTTCAGGGCCGCGCGGTCTACGGGCGGGCCACTTCGTCGAGCGGTGGCACAACAGGTATCTATGGAGTCAGCGACAGCGTGTCTGGTAAAGGCGTGGCCGGCTACGCCAACTCGACAAGCGGCGCGACCACAGGGACCTGGGGTGAATCAGCAAGCACTGGCGGAACTGGAGTTTTTGGCTACGCGAGCGCGACCAGCGGTACAACGTATGGGGTTCGAGGTCAATCGACCAGTCCGGAAGGACGAGGCGTTGAAGGGGTGAACACCTCCGAGACCGGCGACGCGATCGGAGTGCGCGGCTACACCGACGGCGCTACAGGACGAGGGGTTTACGGCATCGCGTTCCGCTCCACTGGTACCAACTTCGGCGTGTACGGCGCGAGCAACAGCGCCGCAGGTTTCGACTTCTACGCCGCGGGCGCAGGGCTGAACTACGGCTCGGCATCATCCCGCAGGTGGAAGTCCGATATCACACCGATCGGCGATCCCCTTGAGAAGATCTCCCGCTTGCGGGGCGTGTACTACACGTGGGACGAGGCGCACGGCGGCAAGCGTGACGTCGGCTTCATCGCGGAGGAGATGGGCGAGGTGCTCCCCGAGATCGTTCAGTATGAACAGAATGGCGTAGACGCGATCGGCATGGACTACTCGATGGTCTCGCCCCTCCTGGTTGAGGCCATCAAGGCGCTACAGGCCGAGAACCAGCGGCTCCGCGAGGACCACGCATCACTTGAGGCCCGGCTGGAGGCGATCGAGGGTCTGCTTCGAGATCTGGGGCTGCCGGAGTAA
- a CDS encoding MiaB/RimO family radical SAM methylthiotransferase — protein sequence MAQRTVYLETFGCQMNELDSELVAGQLRALGYAFTTDAAGADVVLYNTCSVREQAEQKVWSRLGELKSRKQEQPGLVVGVLGCLAERDGTDLIKRMPVVDVMCGPGELDKLPSLLDNAVRTKLEGTETETGKKKEPVSAKQVALQGNTSRRSATLAAAEDSLELLDLSRSVSPTDHGGTAYVRITRGCNKFCTYCVVPFTRGAEIHRPPEHIIDECKRLADAGVIEVTLLGQTVNHYRFEHGAAVTLGGVVQPQKGRAYTGGHRADPFRGAGVTTFADLLARIHDEVPGIKRLRFVTSYPRDFGDDVLHVIRDHPRICRYLHVPAQSGSDRMLKMMNRGYESSEYLEFIDRARSALDQPEIGRPLMISGDFIVGFPTETEEDFERTIQLVERVRYKNSFIFKYSPRPGTVAFDKIPDDVPEDVKRRRNNTLLAVQARISDEIAREQVGRTFDLMIEGVSKQEQKRRGATHGQIRKNNAVMLTVGGKGMNPDDPDSGCGSGCRHVHGASDAESGIGSHDETVQLAGRTDGDLIVFVETRSETAPAMIGRILPVRVSSADKLVLRGEVV from the coding sequence GTGGCCCAGCGCACCGTCTATCTCGAGACCTTCGGCTGCCAGATGAACGAGCTCGACTCGGAGCTGGTGGCGGGGCAGTTGCGCGCACTGGGGTACGCGTTCACGACAGATGCCGCGGGCGCGGATGTGGTGCTGTACAACACCTGCTCGGTGCGTGAGCAGGCGGAGCAGAAGGTGTGGAGCCGCCTGGGCGAACTCAAGAGCCGCAAGCAGGAGCAGCCGGGGCTGGTGGTCGGGGTGCTCGGGTGCCTCGCGGAGCGGGACGGCACCGATCTGATCAAACGAATGCCGGTCGTGGATGTCATGTGCGGCCCCGGCGAGCTGGACAAGTTGCCATCGCTCCTGGACAACGCGGTGAGAACCAAGCTCGAAGGCACGGAGACGGAGACAGGGAAGAAGAAGGAGCCGGTGTCGGCGAAGCAGGTTGCGCTGCAGGGGAATACCAGCCGCAGGTCGGCGACTCTCGCGGCGGCGGAGGACTCGCTGGAGCTCCTGGATCTTTCTCGGTCTGTCTCCCCCACTGACCACGGTGGCACGGCGTATGTGCGGATCACGCGCGGGTGCAACAAGTTCTGCACGTACTGCGTGGTGCCGTTCACGCGCGGGGCTGAGATCCACAGGCCTCCCGAGCACATCATCGATGAGTGCAAGCGGCTTGCGGATGCGGGCGTGATCGAGGTCACGCTGCTCGGGCAGACGGTGAACCACTATCGTTTCGAGCACGGAGCGGCGGTCACGCTGGGCGGCGTCGTTCAGCCCCAGAAGGGCCGCGCCTACACGGGCGGGCACCGCGCCGACCCCTTCAGGGGCGCGGGCGTCACGACGTTCGCGGACCTTCTCGCGCGGATCCACGACGAGGTGCCGGGGATCAAGCGGCTCCGGTTCGTGACGAGCTACCCGAGAGACTTCGGCGACGATGTGCTTCATGTGATCCGCGATCATCCGCGCATCTGCCGCTACCTGCACGTGCCGGCACAATCGGGCTCGGACCGGATGCTGAAGATGATGAACCGCGGGTACGAGTCGTCCGAGTACCTGGAGTTCATCGATCGGGCGAGAAGCGCCCTCGATCAGCCGGAGATCGGCCGCCCCCTCATGATCTCGGGCGATTTCATCGTCGGCTTCCCGACCGAGACCGAAGAAGACTTCGAGCGGACGATCCAACTGGTCGAGCGGGTGAGGTACAAGAACTCGTTCATCTTCAAGTACTCTCCGCGTCCGGGCACGGTGGCGTTCGACAAGATCCCGGACGATGTGCCCGAGGATGTGAAGCGCCGACGGAACAACACGCTTCTCGCGGTGCAGGCCCGCATCAGCGACGAGATCGCCAGAGAGCAGGTCGGACGCACGTTCGACCTGATGATCGAAGGCGTGAGCAAGCAGGAACAGAAGCGTCGCGGCGCTACGCACGGCCAGATCCGAAAGAACAACGCCGTCATGCTCACGGTCGGCGGCAAAGGAATGAATCCGGACGATCCTGATTCCGGGTGCGGCAGCGGATGCCGCCACGTCCACGGCGCTTCCGATGCGGAATCGGGCATCGGATCCCACGATGAGACGGTGCAACTGGCCGGACGCACGGATGGCGATCTGATCGTGTTCGTCGAGACCCGGAGCGAGACAGCCCCGGCGATGATCGGACGCATCTTGCCCGTGCGCGTGTCGAGCGCGGACAAGCTCGTCCTCCGGGGCGAGGTTGTGTGA
- the xylB gene encoding xylulokinase, with amino-acid sequence MPLLGIDVGTSSLKVIIASESGEILGEGASEYPVSRPRPGWSEQDPELWWGALLLALPQAIAAASVRASDIRAVGLSGQMHGSVLLSRETVESRGVHGAAIRPALLWNDQRTASQCERIESLVGGRRALVDLVGNAALTGFTLPKLLWVREHEPETASRIASFMLPKDYIGFRLTGVCATDVGDASGTLLLDPEARAWSDRVLGLFGVDREMLPTLHESAQVIGGVTRWAAEQLGLNQDTPVIAGSGDNQAGALGAGIVGTGQVLATLGTSGVIYAHADHPRRDAGETPASTGRLHTMCAADGTKSQRGNWSLTGCMLSAAGSLQWARDTIAPGVPFDRLIEEASSVEPGSRGLLFMPHLAGERCPYPDPAARGAWIGLTARHTRAHLIRAVIEGITMTMAQILDIVRGAGVEVRSVRLGGGGARSRFWRELQADLYGVPVATTNTEQGPAFGAAMLAGVGIGVWPDVASAASVCVHESERIEPESARAQRYSPAREAFAGLHAGLQETFRSLGDIDRDSQA; translated from the coding sequence ATGCCGCTCCTCGGAATCGATGTCGGGACCTCATCGCTCAAGGTGATCATCGCCTCAGAGTCGGGCGAGATTCTCGGTGAGGGTGCGTCGGAGTATCCCGTCTCACGCCCTCGCCCTGGCTGGTCGGAGCAGGATCCGGAGCTGTGGTGGGGGGCTCTTCTTCTCGCGCTGCCCCAGGCGATCGCCGCGGCTTCGGTGCGTGCTTCTGACATCCGCGCCGTCGGTCTCAGCGGGCAGATGCACGGATCGGTGCTGCTGAGTCGCGAGACCGTTGAATCCCGGGGCGTGCATGGGGCAGCGATCAGGCCCGCGCTGCTCTGGAACGATCAGCGCACGGCGTCGCAGTGCGAGCGCATCGAATCCCTCGTCGGTGGTCGGCGCGCGCTGGTCGATCTGGTCGGCAACGCGGCTCTCACCGGTTTCACGCTCCCCAAACTCCTCTGGGTGCGGGAGCACGAGCCCGAGACGGCATCGCGCATCGCATCGTTCATGCTGCCGAAGGACTACATCGGTTTCCGGCTCACGGGCGTGTGCGCGACGGATGTCGGCGATGCTTCCGGCACACTCCTGCTCGATCCTGAGGCCCGGGCGTGGAGCGATCGTGTGCTCGGGCTCTTCGGTGTGGACCGTGAGATGCTCCCCACGCTCCATGAGTCCGCTCAGGTCATCGGCGGTGTCACCCGCTGGGCGGCGGAGCAGCTCGGCCTCAATCAGGACACGCCAGTGATCGCTGGTTCGGGCGACAATCAGGCCGGCGCTCTCGGCGCGGGAATCGTCGGAACGGGGCAGGTTCTGGCAACCCTCGGAACCAGCGGCGTGATCTATGCCCACGCCGATCATCCACGGCGAGACGCGGGTGAGACGCCAGCATCGACAGGTCGCCTGCACACCATGTGTGCCGCGGACGGCACGAAGTCGCAGCGGGGCAACTGGTCTCTCACCGGTTGCATGCTCTCTGCTGCGGGTTCGCTCCAGTGGGCGCGGGACACGATTGCGCCTGGTGTTCCATTCGACAGACTGATTGAAGAGGCGTCGAGTGTCGAGCCGGGTTCGAGAGGATTGCTCTTCATGCCCCACCTCGCGGGCGAGCGATGTCCGTATCCGGACCCTGCCGCGCGGGGCGCGTGGATCGGGCTGACGGCTCGCCACACACGCGCACACCTGATCCGTGCTGTGATCGAGGGGATCACCATGACCATGGCACAGATCCTCGACATCGTGAGAGGTGCGGGGGTTGAGGTCCGATCGGTCCGGCTCGGCGGTGGGGGGGCTCGCTCGCGATTCTGGCGGGAGTTACAGGCCGATCTCTACGGCGTGCCCGTCGCAACGACCAACACCGAGCAAGGCCCCGCATTCGGTGCGGCGATGCTCGCCGGGGTGGGCATCGGCGTCTGGCCCGATGTGGCGTCGGCCGCGTCGGTCTGCGTGCATGAGAGCGAGCGCATCGAACCCGAATCTGCTCGAGCGCAAAGATACAGCCCGGCGCGGGAGGCGTTCGCCGGGCTGCACGCGGGATTGCAGGAAACGTTCAGGTCACTCGGTGACATCGATCGCGACTCGCAGGCCTGA
- a CDS encoding RNA polymerase sigma factor → MTRSEELRLIQLAAAGDRDAAGVFIKAHQPALFAYLLRMSGRPDVAEDIVQEAFVRVLANLDRFDSRFRFSTWLFTIARRLYLNACMKHKPTYDTEIVGAIHAERQRPEASVIEDEVHNNAKDALQVALLELTPEQREVLVLFHQLDWPISIIAQHLRMPEGTVKSHLHRGRRRMRELLEGTEQGRQTVSEVWVS, encoded by the coding sequence ATGACACGATCCGAGGAACTGCGCCTGATCCAGCTCGCCGCCGCAGGCGACCGCGATGCTGCCGGTGTGTTCATCAAGGCCCATCAGCCCGCGTTGTTCGCCTATCTCCTGCGCATGTCGGGGCGGCCCGATGTTGCCGAGGACATCGTGCAGGAGGCGTTCGTCCGTGTGCTGGCCAATCTCGACCGCTTCGACAGCCGCTTCCGATTCTCGACGTGGCTGTTCACGATCGCGCGGCGTCTGTACCTGAACGCCTGCATGAAGCACAAGCCGACGTACGACACCGAGATCGTCGGCGCGATCCATGCCGAGCGTCAGCGCCCCGAGGCGTCTGTAATCGAGGACGAGGTCCACAACAACGCGAAGGATGCGCTGCAGGTCGCTCTTCTCGAACTGACTCCTGAGCAGCGCGAGGTGCTCGTGCTGTTCCATCAGTTGGACTGGCCCATCTCCATCATCGCTCAGCACCTTCGCATGCCCGAGGGCACCGTGAAGAGCCACCTCCACAGAGGGCGTCGGCGCATGCGTGAGCTTCTTGAGGGAACAGAGCAAGGGCGTCAGACCGTGTCGGAGGTGTGGGTTTCGTGA
- a CDS encoding cobalamin-dependent protein (Presence of a B(12) (cobalamin)-binding domain implies dependence on cobalamin itself, in one of its several forms, or in some unusual lineages, dependence on a cobalamin-like analog.): MNNQEVLIERFFECLISGDRPTARAIVAEAGKGGATAQTLITDLFWPTYEMIERLHRNDQLTKLSYHFATRLLRVLTDQTSQKLRLVGNGNGRTVLALSGPSDADDLGAQMAVDLLEAAGFQITFAGGGVPTDEVMSYVNNNQPDVLLMFASAPSDLPEIRAVIDALDEIGAARKTQLVVGGGVFNRADGLAEEIGADLWASNPLDLVDSLIHDADRRAIPEQRTVGQKKKLRDAA; the protein is encoded by the coding sequence ATGAACAATCAGGAAGTTCTCATCGAACGGTTCTTCGAGTGCCTCATCAGCGGCGATCGACCCACGGCGCGTGCGATCGTCGCGGAGGCCGGCAAGGGCGGAGCGACCGCCCAGACGCTGATCACGGATCTCTTCTGGCCGACCTATGAGATGATCGAGCGTCTGCATCGCAACGATCAGCTCACGAAACTCTCGTACCACTTCGCGACCCGCCTTCTCAGGGTCCTCACAGATCAGACCTCTCAGAAGCTCCGGCTCGTTGGCAATGGGAACGGGCGCACGGTCCTCGCGCTCAGCGGCCCTTCGGATGCCGACGACCTCGGTGCGCAGATGGCCGTTGATCTCCTGGAAGCCGCGGGGTTCCAGATCACCTTCGCGGGGGGCGGCGTGCCCACAGACGAGGTGATGTCGTACGTCAACAACAACCAGCCCGATGTGCTCCTGATGTTCGCCAGCGCACCGAGCGACCTGCCCGAGATCCGCGCCGTCATCGATGCGCTCGACGAGATCGGGGCCGCTCGGAAGACGCAGCTCGTCGTGGGTGGTGGAGTCTTTAATCGTGCCGATGGCCTGGCTGAAGAGATCGGTGCCGACCTCTGGGCGTCGAACCCCCTCGATCTGGTTGACTCCTTGATCCATGATGCGGATCGCAGGGCAATTCCCGAACAGCGCACGGTCGGTCAGAAGAAGAAACTGCGGGACGCTGCGTAA
- the ubiE gene encoding bifunctional demethylmenaquinone methyltransferase/2-methoxy-6-polyprenyl-1,4-benzoquinol methylase UbiE — translation MPATKGEDALGQNSISPTAPAMQQGTEAWGDRELIDPHARADKPERVRRMFAAIAGSYDLNNRLHSFGIDQAWRRRAVRLAGVKAGDHVLDMACGTGDLTALFARTAASRVVGGDFTPEMLDIARTKQVGIGSGAAKVTYVEADAMSLPFADASFDVLSIAFGIRNVASPGVALAEFRRVLRPGGRLIVLEFDRPRNVLVRALNDFYTNQIMPRTATLISRDRSGAYRYLPRSVGTFMRREEMIDGIRAAGFSDVSATPLTFGVAVCYRGYVPGSDPSRG, via the coding sequence ATGCCCGCGACCAAAGGCGAAGACGCGCTCGGACAAAACAGTATCAGCCCGACCGCCCCCGCGATGCAACAAGGCACGGAGGCATGGGGAGATCGTGAACTTATCGACCCTCACGCTCGCGCGGACAAGCCGGAGCGAGTTCGGCGCATGTTCGCGGCCATTGCCGGTTCGTACGACCTCAACAACCGGCTCCACTCCTTCGGAATCGATCAGGCCTGGCGCCGCAGGGCAGTCCGGCTTGCCGGCGTCAAGGCGGGTGATCATGTGCTCGACATGGCGTGCGGCACAGGCGATCTCACCGCGCTCTTTGCCCGAACAGCCGCCTCGCGGGTGGTGGGAGGGGACTTCACGCCCGAGATGCTCGATATCGCCCGTACCAAGCAGGTCGGCATCGGTTCCGGTGCGGCAAAGGTGACCTACGTCGAGGCGGACGCGATGTCCCTGCCCTTTGCCGATGCCTCTTTCGACGTTCTTTCCATCGCGTTCGGCATCCGGAACGTCGCGTCTCCGGGCGTTGCCCTGGCGGAGTTCCGGAGGGTGCTCCGTCCGGGTGGGCGTCTGATCGTGCTTGAGTTTGATCGCCCCCGGAACGTCCTGGTTCGTGCGTTGAACGACTTCTACACCAATCAGATCATGCCTCGAACCGCGACGCTTATCTCCCGCGATCGCTCCGGCGCGTACCGCTACCTGCCGCGGTCGGTCGGAACATTCATGCGGCGCGAAGAGATGATCGATGGGATCCGTGCCGCCGGGTTCTCGGACGTGAGTGCCACACCTCTGACATTCGGCGTTGCTGTTTGTTATCGGGGCTATGTGCCGGGGTCTGACCCGTCGCGAGGGTGA
- a CDS encoding M48 family metallopeptidase, which translates to MERLEKRSSRTLRGAIAGTLVWAALALGGCSVNPTTGRSQFNMLSMQEEISLGESAKASLTDEYGGSIKDPRLNAYMSGIGRALAAQTEGDYPNLPWEFTLLDSDVINAFALPGGKVFMSRGLAEKFTTEAELAAVLGHEVGHVTARHSGQRVSQSMVVSGIVIGAGVAAGQSDSDLVKIGVPLLVGAGGGGYLLKFNRTQELEADALGVRYMVRCGYDPLGARMVQEVLAREGGKASQPEFLLTHPYPESRIAAINKMLAGEYAYTQNNPDYGLFADRYRTEFLEPMAKLRSARTQQSESEARLAAAALNQRIAAVSRLAPRAPGGRLMLTPDALHDSASWCAHCAGTMPEPGVGP; encoded by the coding sequence ATGGAACGTCTTGAGAAACGATCGAGTCGGACGCTTCGGGGAGCGATCGCCGGCACTCTCGTCTGGGCGGCCCTCGCCCTCGGCGGATGCTCGGTGAACCCCACCACCGGCCGAAGCCAGTTCAACATGCTCTCGATGCAGGAAGAAATCTCGCTCGGTGAGAGCGCCAAGGCCTCCCTCACGGATGAGTACGGCGGCTCGATCAAGGACCCCCGGCTCAACGCCTACATGTCGGGGATCGGGCGCGCCCTCGCGGCCCAGACCGAGGGCGATTATCCCAACCTGCCCTGGGAGTTCACGCTCCTCGATTCGGATGTCATCAACGCCTTCGCCCTCCCCGGCGGCAAGGTCTTCATGTCGCGCGGGCTCGCGGAGAAGTTCACCACCGAGGCGGAACTCGCGGCGGTGCTCGGGCACGAGGTCGGGCATGTCACGGCTCGCCACTCCGGCCAACGCGTCAGCCAGAGCATGGTCGTCAGCGGGATTGTGATCGGTGCAGGTGTAGCTGCGGGACAATCTGACAGCGATCTCGTGAAGATCGGTGTGCCGCTCTTGGTCGGTGCCGGAGGCGGGGGCTATCTCCTCAAGTTCAACCGGACGCAAGAGCTCGAAGCCGACGCCCTCGGCGTGAGGTACATGGTCAGGTGCGGGTACGACCCGCTCGGCGCACGCATGGTGCAAGAGGTGCTCGCCCGAGAGGGCGGCAAGGCGAGCCAGCCCGAGTTTCTCCTGACCCACCCATATCCGGAGTCGCGTATCGCCGCCATCAACAAGATGCTCGCCGGCGAGTACGCGTACACCCAGAACAATCCCGACTACGGGCTCTTTGCGGATCGATACAGAACCGAGTTCCTTGAACCGATGGCGAAACTGAGGTCTGCTCGGACGCAGCAATCCGAGAGCGAGGCCCGGCTCGCGGCCGCGGCATTGAACCAGCGGATCGCTGCGGTCTCGCGACTCGCGCCGAGGGCACCAGGTGGGCGACTGATGCTGACCCCTGACGCCTTGCATGACAGCGCGTCGTGGTGCGCCCATTGCGCGGGGACGATGCCGGAGCCGGGTGTGGGACCGTGA
- a CDS encoding dipeptidase, which produces MAIWFDAHLDLACLAECGRDLSKPPLEGGGPFQPAALSWPTMISGGVRACLGTIFTESGGTDEVGYPAADAEAAHRRGVTQLERYHAWHREGVFTLADMRPDRARSGVRRMNLPIATDRDPATVSSLSLGILMECADPIRSPDELGWWVERGVSVIGMAWGRGSRYTAGNAERGPTDAPGLAPAGRDLALAMDAEGVVHDLSHLSWRAMDDLFELTESLVIASHSNCSALLEWPAHGTIQGAAPNQRHLLDAHIKEIGRRGGVVGLNLVRSFIRSGLRRDDPNDRPSIDEAADHIEHVCAIMGHRRGVGLGSDLDGGITRNEIPAGLSSHEEMTLISDALRRRGWSDAEVRGFEWGNWARVFAITPA; this is translated from the coding sequence ATGGCGATCTGGTTCGATGCCCATCTTGACCTTGCCTGCCTCGCGGAGTGCGGGAGGGACCTTTCCAAACCGCCACTCGAAGGAGGCGGCCCCTTCCAGCCCGCCGCCCTGTCGTGGCCCACGATGATCTCCGGTGGCGTGCGAGCGTGTCTTGGCACCATCTTCACTGAGTCGGGCGGCACGGACGAGGTCGGGTATCCTGCTGCAGACGCCGAGGCGGCGCACCGGCGCGGGGTTACCCAGCTCGAGAGATATCACGCCTGGCACAGGGAGGGCGTCTTCACGCTCGCCGACATGAGGCCGGATCGTGCCCGAAGCGGTGTTCGGAGGATGAACCTGCCGATCGCCACAGATCGGGACCCGGCAACGGTCTCGTCGCTCTCGCTCGGGATTCTGATGGAGTGTGCCGACCCGATCCGATCACCCGACGAGCTGGGCTGGTGGGTCGAGCGGGGTGTGTCGGTCATCGGCATGGCCTGGGGGCGGGGCTCGCGTTACACGGCCGGGAACGCCGAGCGCGGACCGACCGATGCGCCGGGGCTCGCACCAGCGGGACGAGACCTCGCTCTGGCGATGGACGCGGAGGGTGTTGTTCACGATCTCTCGCACCTTTCGTGGCGCGCCATGGACGACCTCTTCGAGCTGACAGAGTCGCTCGTCATCGCCTCGCATTCCAACTGCTCGGCTCTGCTCGAGTGGCCCGCACACGGCACGATACAGGGTGCCGCTCCGAATCAGCGCCACCTTCTCGACGCGCACATCAAGGAGATCGGACGCCGCGGCGGTGTCGTGGGCCTTAATCTCGTACGATCTTTCATCCGCTCCGGCCTTCGTCGAGACGACCCGAACGATCGTCCCTCGATCGACGAAGCGGCCGATCACATCGAGCACGTCTGCGCCATCATGGGCCATCGGCGAGGCGTGGGTCTCGGTTCTGACCTCGACGGCGGCATTACTCGCAACGAGATCCCGGCGGGGCTCAGCAGCCACGAGGAGATGACGCTTATCAGCGATGCGTTGCGGCGTCGGGGTTGGAGCGATGCCGAAGTGAGGGGCTTCGAGTGGGGTAACTGGGCGCGGGTGTTCGCGATCACGCCGGCCTGA
- a CDS encoding zf-TFIIB domain-containing protein: protein MDQHDDDIKGQMVECPKCASRMARYTHGGISVDRCPTCAGLWLDALELERLLDAPAEASEFDRDSSARQHRADTRQSISCPRDKSPMVAMSDVRQPHVSYEKCTVCGGVFLDAGELRDLAEFTLVERIRSMLG, encoded by the coding sequence ATGGACCAGCACGACGACGACATCAAAGGGCAGATGGTCGAGTGCCCGAAGTGCGCCTCTCGCATGGCTCGGTACACGCACGGCGGCATCAGCGTCGATCGATGCCCCACCTGCGCCGGTCTCTGGCTGGACGCGCTCGAGCTCGAGCGTCTGCTGGATGCACCGGCAGAGGCGAGCGAGTTCGACAGGGACTCCAGCGCGAGACAGCACAGAGCCGATACACGCCAGAGCATCTCGTGTCCGCGTGACAAGAGCCCGATGGTCGCGATGAGCGACGTGCGCCAGCCCCACGTTTCGTACGAGAAGTGCACGGTCTGTGGAGGCGTCTTCCTTGACGCGGGAGAGCTGCGTGATCTGGCGGAGTTCACGCTCGTTGAGCGGATTCGATCGATGCTCGGATGA